The following DNA comes from Mycobacterium sp. MS1601.
ACCCTTGAGGCGCAGGTGGCCGATGCCACGGCCGGCACCGGTCTCGAATTCGATGAAAGCCGAGGTCACACCATCGGCCTCGGTCGGCGTCTCGCGGGTGCGAAAGTGCGAGGGATCAGTGCCGGCCAGCCGTTCGGTCAGCATGTCGGCAACACCGTCACGGCCCTCGACGGTCTTGATGTTCCAGGTGAAGGACACCAGGTCACGCCAGTAGCTGTCAGTGGCGAACATGCTCGCGGCCCGTTCCACGTCACGGACGGCGAGTGCGGTCTCGAAATCGGCGAGCCAAGCGTCAACCCGCTGCTGCGGGCTCACATCAACAGAAGGTTCAAGAGTGGAAGTCATGTGATCCAGGGCACACGTCGCGGGTGGATGCTCACAAGAGTTGCGCTACGTTGCACCGCGGGCCCGCGCAACCCTGTGCAACTCTTTCGCGCTGTGTCTGCGGTCACATAGACATGGCCGCATGAGAGCAGCTGTGTACTACGGTCCGAACAAAGTCGAGGTCGCCGACGTTCGGGAGCCCAGCCCCTCGCCCGGCACCGTCAAGCTCAAAGTCGGCTTCAACGGCATCTGCGGTACCGACCTGCACGAGTACTACGCCGGCCCCATCTTCGTGCCCACCTCGCCGCACCCCCTCACCCACCAGCAACTGCCCTTGACCCTGGGGCACGAGTTCTCCGGCGTCATCACCGACATCGGCGACGGTGTCACCGGTTGGTCGGAAGGCGACCGGGTGGCGGTCGAGCCGCTGTACACCTGCCACCAGTGCGCCGCCTGCGGCCAGGGCAACTACAACATCTGTGCGCAGATCGGTTTCCACGGATTGATGTCCGACGGCGGCATGGCCGAATACTCGGTCGTTCCGGTCCACATGCTGCACCGGCTGCCCGACACCGTGTCCCTCGAGTTGGGCGCGCTCGTCGAGCCGATGTCGGTGGCATACCACGCCGCCACCCTCGGTGAGGTGCAGCCTGGTGACACGGCCATGGTGTTCGGGGCCGGACCCATCGGAATCGGTCTGTGGTTCGCCCTGCGCGGCAAGGGAATCGAGGATGTGCTGGTTGTCGAACCCGCTGCCACCCGCCGCGCGGCGATCGAGAAGCTCGGTGCGCGGACACTCGATCCCACCCAGGTCGACGTACCGGAGTTCATCGCCGACCACACGGCCGGACGCTTGGCCGACGCGGTGTTCGACGCGGCTGGTGTGCAGCCGGCCGTGGAGACCGCACTGGCCTGTGTCGGTGCCAGAAAGCCGATGGTCAGCGTAGCGATCTACGAAAAGCCGCTGAACACACCGCTTCTCAAGCTCGTCATGAACGAGTCCCGGATCCAGGGTTCGCTGTGTTACACCGGCGCCGACTTCGAAGCGGTGATCGCATTGATGGCCCAAGGCGCCTATGACACCACCGGCTGGGTCACCCCGATCGCCCTGGACGACGTGATCGACGAGGGCTTCGAAGCATTGCACGCCGGAACCAAGATGAAAGTTCTCGTCGACCCGAACGGAGCATCATGACCCTGCAAGGAAAAGTAGCCCTGGTCACCGGCGGCGGCCGGGGGATCGGCCGCGGTATCGCCCTGCGACTGGCCCGCGACGGCGCCGATATCGCTGTGGTGGACGTACATCCGGACGGAATCAACGCCGTTGCCGAAGAGATCGCCGAGATCGGGCAGAAGTCCACCGCCTTCGTCGCCGACGTCAGTGACCGCGAGCAGGTGTTCGCCGCGGTCGATCACGCCGCGCAGGCACTCGGCGGGTTCGACATCATGGTCAACAACGCCGGCGTGGCGCTTGTCGGCCCCATCGCCGATGTCACACCACAAGAGCTGCAACGGATCTGGTCCATCAACGTCGACGGTGTGCTGTGGGGCATCCAGGCCGCCAGCGCCATGTTCAAGAAGAACGGCACCGCGGGCAAGATCATCAATGCCTCG
Coding sequences within:
- a CDS encoding 2,3-butanediol dehydrogenase, producing MRAAVYYGPNKVEVADVREPSPSPGTVKLKVGFNGICGTDLHEYYAGPIFVPTSPHPLTHQQLPLTLGHEFSGVITDIGDGVTGWSEGDRVAVEPLYTCHQCAACGQGNYNICAQIGFHGLMSDGGMAEYSVVPVHMLHRLPDTVSLELGALVEPMSVAYHAATLGEVQPGDTAMVFGAGPIGIGLWFALRGKGIEDVLVVEPAATRRAAIEKLGARTLDPTQVDVPEFIADHTAGRLADAVFDAAGVQPAVETALACVGARKPMVSVAIYEKPLNTPLLKLVMNESRIQGSLCYTGADFEAVIALMAQGAYDTTGWVTPIALDDVIDEGFEALHAGTKMKVLVDPNGAS
- a CDS encoding acetoin reductase; this translates as MTLQGKVALVTGGGRGIGRGIALRLARDGADIAVVDVHPDGINAVAEEIAEIGQKSTAFVADVSDREQVFAAVDHAAQALGGFDIMVNNAGVALVGPIADVTPQELQRIWSINVDGVLWGIQAASAMFKKNGTAGKIINASSIAGHDGFAMLGVYSATKFAVRALTQAAAKEYAADGITVNAYCPGVVGTDMWVEIDQRFAELTGAAVGETYDKFVGGIALGRAETPDDVAGFVSYLAGPDADYMTGQSGLIDGGLVYR